The nucleotide sequence accTATCACTTTCACAGATTATCTCTATCTTTGTTCCCTTAGCAAATGGGGTTTcacttgaaaattattaaaactggCTAAGTAATTGCATTTCCAAGTTTAACTTGGAATAAGGTTAAGTCGTCTTTTCTACTAAAAGAGTGTCATTAAAGACCACATATCCAGTGCCGGATTAAAAGGGGTTGCAACCCGCGTAACTGAATGCAAAAGAAACTGCTGATGTTATGAATAGTTATGAGAAGCAAATTATAGCaattctaaaattaaaacatataggCGTCTTAAGcgtaaaacaataataacgttttatacttaaaacaaaagaGGTGACTTACGCGCATGTATTAATACGTCCCACAGTTAAAACAATACAGGTAGGTTAAATATAAACgttcaataaagaaagaaatactaaATCCTTAAAATTAGAACAATACTAGCGTCCCAGTTCACGTGTATACGAAAAATATGTGAATAtctttgaattttaatattattcatatagCTTCTGTTGAAATAACTACAGTACTTAACTTGTTTTTAGTTCGGATTTCTTtggttattaaaaatgttaacgcAGTTTTATTTGACACAAATAATCAGCAACcgtgaaacaaacagaaaacgaatgaaacattttttttttcggaTTTGTTTCCCACTATTTCAGGTTAACTGCAGTGTCATTATTAAATCGTTTAACAACAACTGGAACTGGATTTTGAAACAGCTATTTATACTGCCACTGAGTAATAACACTTCGAGTAGGCACCCAGTTTCTAGTGTACATAAATGattaattcattattgttttcaatGTGTCAAGGATACTTCCCAAATCTTAAGAGCCCCTGAGATGGAACGTACATCGATATTACAAAGGTAATTACTTGTCGTAGTTCAACTAGTATAGGGCTTAATAAGGTTATTCATATTGTACATACCCTTTCCAATTACTAAACAATGGCAGGGACCTTACAGTCAAACGTTATCGTGACAATTATCTGATAAAGAACAATGGCTTTTAACGAGAGTATTTTTGAAAAAGGAAAACTATAATCTCAGTCCCTCGCTTATATAAAAGTGTGAAATTTTTGCGTTGGTTTCATTGTGTGGTCcaataaaatgtatgtaacacAGATAAGTACAGAGACATCGGATTACCAAAAcgtagatttttttttgtagctCTACAGATGTCTAGAAATCTATTTTGTGAAGTGCACACAAACTTAATATGAAAGgcaaaatagattacattaaattGTTTCCCGCGAGCACAGCGgaaagtctccggatttacaacgataaaatcagaggttttgattcctcttggtggactcagcagattttTTCTTGTTCAGTTTTGAGTTGACTCAAATAATGTAAAACCAGttagcgaaaaaaaaaaaagagataaaaagtTTTGGAACATTTGAAATTAACACACTCGAACTTAATAAATTTCTGTAGTTATCTATTCAGGTAATTTGAGAAACGTACGAGTATGTTATGTTAATGGTTACCAACAACAACACAGAATCGAGAAATTAGACACTCCACAATCTTGTAAGAAAGGTCTATCTTCTCAAAGCGCtgttattagtttttcttttcacCAAAACCAAAGCAATTGTGTGACAAAAACCACGTGTCACAACCAGAAAGAAAAGATTTCAGTTGATAGTATGTCCCACGGAAGTTTAACGGAAAACATGGCTCAAGCTAAGAAATTCGGGACTCGATCCTCGCTCGTGGTCAAAGATAACTATTGTGTAGTTATGCcgtaagaacacacaaataaggAACATAGTATGTTTGAAAACGCATTTTAATATCACAGTGATACTACTTACGACACGAAACCTTGGTTAAAAGTATTTGTCCGctggtttttaattaatttgctaATAGGTAGATgtcatttctaaattttaaaactatataatattcAAGTCATAAATATAAATCTTACAACAACGTAACATACAGTGAAATATCTAACAATACAGCTTTGTTAAATTCtactaaactgttttaatattatactagCATATGTTAATTCACACCTCttaatatgttattttcaaaCGCCTGAAGTGAAATAATGGCCGATAAAAGCAATACGAGGATTATAACAACTATAGGCCTAAAAACATTATCCACTCCCCAAAAAAATCTTTATGAGCCTTTTActgaaatttttcattattttaagtagTTTAGAATCTAAGAAACATTGATTTATAGTCCAGTATGAAATTGTATCTTGTGACAATACGAAATAATCAGTACACAGTACTAaaatgctatgttattatatttgtttaggATAACATAAACTTGCGTAAATTCAGTGGCGGATTTAAGTTTGTGGGCCCAGGGCCTAATAATTTTTGTGCTCCCTACATCccatataattttacatagaatacaATTATCAATGGACTCTGGAGCTGAGTCCCCCCTAACCTCTACCTAAATACGGTGTCTACGTTATAACAATCCTGTGAAGCACATCTTTTGGGAGGAGTTAGTTTTGTAAATGCTTTTGTTTGTCTTAATGGATAGTTCTGAGATTTctggtatataaaatatatatttttaatggacagTTCAGAGAATTATGgcacttaaaataattatctttaatgGATAGTTCTGAGATTTatggtattaaaaataattatctttaatgGACAGTTCAAAGATTTATGgtacttaaaataattatctttaatgGATAGTTCTGAGATTTCCGATGTTGGATAGTCCAAATAATTGTCTTTAAGTCCAACTTACGGAAGACATCAGTAAAATGTTTCGAGATTTTTATTTCTGGATCTCACGACAAGGACAAACTGTCCCATTTTTAAATGTGGGATTTCTCCTCCTAATTTACGAGAACAAAAGTTTCtattgttatacaaaaataaaaagggTGTCCTGTTGTTTAAAAAATGCAATGAAAAAATatcaacaacaaaccaactgaaCATGGGAGAAAAATCTGTCTTGAAATTAACATTGGCTGTTTCTGTCACAAATAATTGTCGCCAAGGTTACAAAGAGTCTAACAGGATTAAAAGTTAGTTAAGGCATGTAACCAAGTTCATCTTTCAGGCTTGTGTAAGACCAGTGACGAAACTCTCCCTGTCTCACCCCATTAACTGAAACCACTTCTTGATTTAACTGTGAATCCAAAGTGGGTGAGTGATGGACGACATCCTCGGAACAATCTGAACTGTTTTCTTCCACGCCGGAATCGGATGCACCCCCACATTTAGCACCATGACGTGTTTTGTGGTGTGTCTTTACTCTTCTGTCCTTATATGTGATCGTCTGAGGGACGGAACCACTTAAGGCTGATGTCTGATGTTTTAAGGAGTTCGTAGATGGAGAGTTGGAACTCAGATCCTGGTAGCTCGAGGATCgatgatcattcttcttttttcTGATTTCAGTGACTCTGTTCCCTTGAGGGTTGTGACATACTTCTGACGTATCATAGGCAGAATCTTCTGAGAGGTCCGAATCTTGTTTGCTTTTGTGATTTTTGACTTTAGATTTGAAGCTGTTTAGTTTGTTCTTGGCACGATTGAAGGAGTTTACACTAAACCTTTTTAGGTTCTTAAGAAAACTGGGCCTTCCCTGAAGATTGACATCAGGTGAAAAGCGTATGGACTTGTGGTGGCGCCTGGACGTCTCACTGATCGGTACCATTGTAACTCCCTCACAGGTTACAGTGTTCTGGCTGGTAGAATTGGACGCCTCGCTTAGAGTGGACCagttttttactttgttaaatcTGTTGTACGAACGGACCCCGTGCGGTAAGAAATAGGTCTTCCCGTTTGGCATCAAATCGTTTCGTTCAGTCCAAGAATTCCTTTGGTAAGGGACCTTTATGGTAAGTTTTATATTCTCGCCACTGCTCATATTGGGCCAGTTTTTATTTCCTGGTGATTTGGTTTTAGGTTCCTTAACCGTACTCTCTTCTATATATAAATGTTGTTCTGAATGACAATTGCGTAGTTTACCATCTTTCTCCCTGTGTTCCCACTTAGGGTTCACATGACCTGTGGTTAGGTTACCATTTATCAAAACTTCGTTTATATGTTCTTTATTGTTATCGCTGTTACTCTCGACACCAGAATAAGAATAttcactttcactgctaaaaCTCATTGTTTTAGACATTTCCATCACTTCCTTATTTGGTTTCCTCACTTGACTCTCATCAAAGCGTTTTTCTTGCATGGAAGCCTCTGCATGAAACATAATTTGCGAATCAAAATTATCTGTTAATTTGTTAATTGGTATTTGAGTGGTGTTTATTTTACAGGGTCTTTCTTTGGGACGTTCCATCCCGTCTGAGGAATGACTGTAGTAATCGCTACTATAACTACTGGTGAATCTCTCTAGTCTTGAATCAAtgctatttttgttgttttcataacTTCTGTGTCGGTAATCCAAACTATAATCCTCTACCGTAGTGTCACTTGAATACTGAGAGTCAAATTCATTTTCTACATTTGTCGTTTGCATAGATGTTACcgcgttttttttattttctacggtgtttattgaaatattttccaCTGTACAATCTTGGGAAGAAGGAAAATAAGATACTTTATTGCCGTGTTTCTCTGGTGAGTTATTTTTAAGATTTCTTCCGTAAACAGTGTGCTGCTGTATCGTTTGCCAAATATACTTTCGTTCTTCTTCGGGTAAAATATCTTCGTCCAAGTTAACCGTTTTCTTAgcttttgttttacagaaatgtCCTCACCGTCTCGTTTAGCACCCACCTTCTTTATAGCACGTTCAGGTATTCCATGTTTGTTGTAATAAATAGAGATACCATTATTACCATATCCCGAAGTAGtcgaattaattttaaaaggtcCTGAGTTTACTTGAGTCGCA is from Tachypleus tridentatus isolate NWPU-2018 chromosome 2, ASM421037v1, whole genome shotgun sequence and encodes:
- the LOC143244243 gene encoding uncharacterized protein LOC143244243 isoform X2 — translated: MQTTNVENEFDSQYSSDTTVEDYSLDYRHRSYENNKNSIDSRLERFTSSYSSDYYSHSSDGMERPKERPCKINTTQIPINKLTDNFDSQIMFHAEASMQEKRFDESQVRKPNKEVMEMSKTMSFSSESEYSYSGVESNSDNNKEHINEVLINGNLTTGHVNPKWEHREKDGKLRNCHSEQHLYIEESTVKEPKTKSPGNKNWPNMSSGENIKLTIKVPYQRNSWTERNDLMPNGKTYFLPHGVRSYNRFNKVKNWSTLSEASNSTSQNTVTCEGVTMVPISETSRRHHKSIRFSPDVNLQGRPSFLKNLKRFSVNSFNRAKNKLNSFKSKVKNHKSKQDSDLSEDSAYDTSEVCHNPQGNRVTEIRKKKNDHRSSSYQDLSSNSPSTNSLKHQTSALSGSVPQTITYKDRRVKTHHKTRHGAKCGGASDSGVEENSSDCSEDVVHHSPTLDSQLNQEVVSVNGVRQGEFRHWSYTSLKDELGYMP